In a genomic window of Curtobacterium flaccumfaciens pv. betae:
- a CDS encoding GNAT family N-acetyltransferase, protein MEYSTAMLTEETWPDFAALVTRSNGVWGGCWCIGFHPDGPRGTPDPTVSHQEAKHRHVRNGTNHQVLVYADGTAVGRCQFGRPVELPTILNPGAYAREASTPPDWRIGCVFVESRHRGQGVARAAVTTALEEIRRAGGGTVEAYPEQTVERKPQRGAYLHTGPEELFTQFGFVRDRRIAKWRWVMRTTV, encoded by the coding sequence ATGGAGTACTCGACGGCGATGCTCACCGAGGAGACATGGCCCGACTTCGCCGCGCTCGTGACCCGCAGCAACGGCGTGTGGGGCGGGTGCTGGTGCATCGGTTTCCACCCCGACGGTCCACGCGGGACGCCCGACCCGACGGTGTCCCACCAGGAGGCGAAGCACCGGCACGTGCGGAACGGCACGAACCACCAGGTGCTCGTCTACGCCGACGGCACGGCGGTCGGCAGGTGCCAGTTCGGGCGGCCGGTCGAGCTGCCGACGATCCTGAACCCCGGCGCCTACGCCCGGGAAGCCTCGACGCCGCCGGACTGGCGGATCGGCTGCGTGTTCGTCGAGTCCCGACACCGCGGCCAGGGGGTCGCACGCGCCGCGGTCACGACCGCGCTCGAGGAGATCCGGCGGGCGGGTGGCGGGACCGTCGAGGCCTACCCGGAGCAGACGGTCGAGCGGAAGCCGCAGCGCGGGGCCTACCTGCACACCGGACCGGAAGAACTCTTCACGCAGTTCGGGTTCGTACGCGACCGCCGCATCGCCAAGTGGCGGTGGGTGATGCGCACGACGGTCTGA
- a CDS encoding MarR family winged helix-turn-helix transcriptional regulator, whose translation MTDAPNSLTPTQLGAYFAFTEVSSLLRHAVERQLRDVGGLSYVQFQLLARLGDAPGGQQRMTDLADGVVYSRSGLTYQAQLLEQRGLVTRGPSPDDERSTVVTITRGGRDVLAAVFPGHIEALHTLLFASMSDADVNDLARILGGAAEHLRANPPRSAGARRRS comes from the coding sequence GTGACCGATGCGCCGAACTCCCTGACCCCGACGCAGCTCGGGGCGTACTTCGCCTTCACCGAGGTGAGCAGCCTGCTGCGCCACGCGGTCGAGCGGCAGCTGCGCGACGTGGGCGGCCTGAGCTACGTGCAGTTCCAGCTGCTCGCCCGGCTCGGTGACGCACCGGGCGGGCAGCAGCGCATGACCGACCTCGCCGACGGGGTCGTCTACAGCCGCAGCGGGTTGACGTACCAGGCGCAACTGCTCGAGCAGCGTGGGCTGGTCACCCGCGGGCCCTCGCCCGACGACGAACGCAGCACGGTCGTGACGATCACCCGGGGCGGTCGTGACGTCCTCGCCGCCGTCTTCCCCGGGCACATCGAGGCGCTGCACACCCTGCTGTTCGCGTCCATGTCGGACGCGGACGTCAACGACCTCGCGCGGATCCTCGGGGGAGCGGCCGAGCACCTGCGCGCGAACCCGCCTCGATCGGCGGGCGCGCGACGGCGCAGCTGA
- a CDS encoding NADP-dependent oxidoreductase, producing the protein MQAVRFHEVGGPEVLRTEDVEQPTPGAGQVRLRVAASAFNAADNGMRGGFLPIPVQLPHVPGYDVSGTVDALGDGVEGIAVGDAVIAFLPMELDGGAAEYVVAPADAVVAAPTSIPLPDAASLPSVALTAWQALFDDGRLEAGQRVLITGAGGVVGKYAIQLAVRAGVHVIATASPRSIEAVRAAGAHEVIDHSTTDVRAAVTEPVDVLLNLAPIDPQDFAALVDVVRDGGAVVSTTAFMATPGDESRGVRAATVFVLRNRERLAELVSLVDAGALTVEVTRRIPLAELPSLHAEAAAGRISGKVVVLAG; encoded by the coding sequence ATGCAGGCAGTACGGTTCCACGAGGTCGGCGGTCCCGAGGTGCTCCGCACCGAGGACGTCGAGCAGCCCACCCCGGGCGCCGGGCAGGTGCGACTCCGCGTCGCCGCCTCGGCGTTCAACGCGGCGGACAACGGGATGCGGGGCGGGTTCCTGCCGATCCCGGTCCAGCTGCCGCACGTCCCCGGCTACGACGTGTCCGGCACCGTCGACGCGCTCGGCGACGGCGTCGAGGGGATCGCGGTCGGGGACGCCGTCATCGCGTTCCTGCCGATGGAACTCGACGGCGGGGCGGCCGAGTACGTCGTCGCACCGGCCGATGCGGTGGTCGCCGCACCGACGAGCATCCCGCTGCCCGACGCGGCGTCCCTGCCGTCGGTGGCACTCACCGCCTGGCAGGCACTGTTCGACGACGGGCGGCTCGAGGCGGGTCAGCGGGTCCTGATCACGGGCGCCGGCGGTGTCGTCGGGAAGTACGCGATCCAGCTCGCCGTGCGCGCCGGGGTCCACGTCATCGCGACGGCGAGTCCGCGCAGCATCGAGGCCGTCCGGGCAGCCGGCGCCCACGAGGTGATCGACCACAGCACGACCGACGTCCGCGCCGCCGTGACGGAGCCGGTCGACGTGCTGCTCAACCTCGCCCCGATCGACCCGCAGGACTTCGCGGCACTCGTCGACGTCGTGCGCGACGGCGGCGCGGTCGTGAGCACCACGGCGTTCATGGCCACGCCGGGCGACGAGTCCCGCGGGGTCCGGGCGGCGACGGTGTTCGTCCTGCGCAACCGCGAACGCCTGGCGGAGCTGGTGTCCCTGGTCGACGCCGGGGCGCTCACGGTCGAGGTCACCCGGCGCATCCCACTGGCGGAACTGCCGTCGCTGCACGCCGAGGCGGCCGCGGGACGGATCAGCGGCAAGGTCGTGGTCCTGGCCGGGTGA
- a CDS encoding alpha/beta hydrolase — protein MTDQGWHEDVLGAPYERLELPLGTDSEGPVVATLVRRRHTPTDLLLHGRGPLHGVDVLYVHGWSDYFFQVELAERLERLGARFHALDLRKYGRSLRPYQTPGMVDDLAVYDEDIAAALDAISAEHPGSDRRRLVPMGHSTGGLTLSLWAARHPELVHGLVLNSPWLEFQATAVGRAIVAPVIKLGARRNPLAPMPAVDPGFYTRTVSAEGEGSWTYEQKWRPERGFPLHPGWLAAVFDGQAQVEKGLGIGVPTLVMLSDKSMLQPRWDPGMARADVALNVDTVAHRSLSLGEEVTVRRLEGALHDVVLSAPEVRERAYDAIGRWATTLR, from the coding sequence ATGACGGACCAGGGGTGGCACGAGGACGTGCTCGGAGCACCGTACGAACGGCTCGAACTGCCGCTCGGCACCGACTCCGAGGGACCCGTCGTCGCCACCCTGGTCCGCCGCCGGCACACCCCGACGGACCTGCTGCTGCACGGTCGCGGGCCCCTGCACGGGGTCGACGTGCTCTACGTGCACGGCTGGTCGGACTACTTCTTCCAGGTCGAGCTCGCCGAACGCCTCGAGCGGCTCGGTGCCCGGTTCCACGCGCTGGACCTGCGGAAGTACGGTCGGAGCCTGCGCCCGTACCAGACCCCGGGCATGGTCGACGACCTGGCGGTGTACGACGAGGACATCGCGGCCGCGCTCGACGCGATCTCGGCCGAGCACCCCGGCTCGGACCGCCGCCGGCTCGTCCCGATGGGCCACTCCACGGGTGGCCTGACCCTGTCGCTCTGGGCCGCCCGGCACCCGGAGCTCGTGCACGGCCTCGTGCTGAACAGCCCGTGGCTCGAGTTCCAGGCCACCGCGGTCGGCCGGGCCATCGTCGCACCGGTCATCAAGCTCGGTGCCCGGCGGAACCCCCTCGCTCCGATGCCCGCCGTCGACCCCGGCTTCTACACCCGCACCGTCTCGGCCGAGGGCGAGGGGTCGTGGACCTACGAGCAGAAGTGGCGGCCGGAGCGCGGCTTCCCCCTGCACCCCGGGTGGCTCGCCGCGGTCTTCGACGGCCAGGCACAGGTCGAGAAGGGCCTGGGCATCGGGGTCCCGACCCTGGTGATGCTGAGCGACAAGAGCATGCTCCAGCCGCGGTGGGACCCCGGGATGGCGCGCGCCGACGTCGCCCTGAACGTCGACACGGTGGCGCACCGCTCGCTCTCCCTGGGCGAGGAGGTCACGGTCCGCCGACTCGAAGGTGCCCTGCACGACGTGGTGCTGTCCGCGCCGGAGGTGCGGGAACGGGCGTACGACGCCATCGGGCGCTGGGCGACCACCCTCCGCTAG
- the bla gene encoding class A beta-lactamase: protein MGCSGDPGGASTGPTSSATASATASCSGSASESVAPSTDPTTARAFAALERRYDARLGVVAVDTGDDRTIAHRAGERFAFASTNKVFIAAAVLDASSDTDLATVVHYDRGDLLEYAPVTSEHVDTGMTVRELIDAALRSSDNTAANLLVERLGGPDAVERWLRGIGDRTTRVDRVEPDLNEATPGDRRDTTTPERFAADLRTVLLGDALDAADRRVLREAMLGNTTGDATIRAGVDPSWQVADKTGTASYGVRNDIAVVTPPGRAPIVLVVMTSRADPGAESSDALVAAATRAAVAGLAD, encoded by the coding sequence GTGGGGTGCTCCGGCGACCCGGGTGGGGCGTCGACCGGGCCGACGTCGTCGGCGACGGCTTCTGCAACGGCTTCTTGTTCTGGGTCGGCTTCCGAGTCCGTGGCGCCGTCGACCGACCCGACCACTGCCCGGGCCTTCGCGGCGCTGGAGCGGCGGTACGACGCACGGCTCGGGGTCGTCGCCGTCGACACCGGGGACGATCGGACGATCGCGCACCGTGCGGGGGAGCGGTTCGCGTTCGCGTCGACGAACAAGGTGTTCATCGCGGCTGCGGTCCTCGACGCCTCGTCCGACACCGACCTGGCGACCGTCGTGCACTACGACCGCGGCGATCTGCTCGAGTACGCGCCCGTGACGAGCGAGCACGTCGACACCGGGATGACGGTGCGCGAGCTCATCGACGCCGCGCTCCGCTCCAGCGACAACACCGCGGCGAACCTGCTGGTGGAGCGGCTCGGCGGGCCGGACGCCGTCGAGCGGTGGCTGCGCGGCATCGGGGACCGGACGACGCGTGTCGACCGGGTCGAACCCGACCTGAACGAGGCGACCCCGGGCGACCGACGGGACACGACGACACCGGAGCGGTTCGCGGCGGACCTCCGGACCGTGCTGCTCGGGGACGCCCTCGACGCCGCCGACCGGCGGGTGCTCCGCGAGGCGATGCTCGGCAACACGACCGGCGACGCGACGATCCGTGCGGGTGTGGACCCATCGTGGCAGGTCGCCGACAAGACCGGCACGGCGTCCTACGGGGTGCGGAACGACATCGCGGTCGTGACGCCGCCCGGGCGGGCGCCCATCGTGCTCGTCGTGATGACGAGCCGGGCCGATCCCGGTGCGGAGTCGTCGGACGCGCTCGTCGCCGCGGCGACCCGTGCCGCGGTCGCCGGGCTGGCCGACTGA
- a CDS encoding GNAT family N-acetyltransferase, translated as MPAPAVHLTRLDPTGADRQELLAFLTSEEFPFHVRRRISAADAASAVDSGAYRDDEHDTSWLDHDDHGRIGLVRLEDLADPVPLFDLRLAGRFRGRGLGVPALRAVTDHVFRTMPAITRFEGQTREDNTAMRRVFVRAGWVQEAHYREAWPVDGGSAVGSVGYGVLRRDWETGETTPVPWDDVAR; from the coding sequence ATGCCAGCTCCCGCCGTCCACCTCACCCGCCTGGACCCCACCGGCGCCGACCGCCAGGAGTTGCTCGCGTTCCTGACGTCGGAGGAGTTCCCGTTCCACGTCCGACGCCGCATCAGCGCGGCCGACGCGGCGAGCGCCGTCGACTCCGGTGCCTACCGCGACGACGAGCACGACACCTCCTGGCTCGACCACGACGACCACGGGCGGATCGGTCTGGTCCGCCTCGAGGACCTGGCCGACCCCGTCCCCCTGTTCGACCTGCGCCTGGCCGGTCGGTTCCGGGGTCGGGGCCTCGGGGTCCCCGCCCTGCGTGCGGTGACCGACCACGTGTTCCGGACGATGCCGGCGATCACGCGCTTCGAGGGGCAGACCCGCGAGGACAACACCGCCATGCGCCGGGTCTTCGTCCGTGCCGGTTGGGTGCAGGAGGCCCACTACCGCGAGGCGTGGCCCGTCGACGGCGGCTCGGCCGTCGGGTCGGTCGGCTACGGCGTGCTGCGCCGCGACTGGGAGACGGGCGAGACCACCCCGGTGCCGTGGGACGACGTCGCGCGGTGA
- a CDS encoding mannitol dehydrogenase family protein, whose translation MPVRLSPETLDEIAASGVAVPTYDRDGITAGIVHFGVGGFHRAHQAMVIDRLLQQGDAREYGICGVGVLEQDRRMATAMAEQGGLYTLVLKHPDGTRESRVVGSIVEYLLAVDDPDAVVEKMAHPDTRIVSLTITEGGYNFDHVTGEFVADEPGVAADLRGDGPPRTVFGLVVEALRRRRDRGLAPFTVMSCDNIQGNGNVARSMFTAYARLQDPAFADWMDEHVAFPNSMVDRITPVTADEDRAWVRDELGIDDAWPVVAEPFFQWVLEDDHPAGRPPYEDADVQLVDDVEPYELMKLRLLNASHQGLCYFGYLSGYRYAHEATQDPAIATFLRRYMDDEGTPTLHPVPGIDLEDYKSTLIERFRNPEVRDTLARLCAESSDRIPKWLLPVVRENLAAGRPVTLSAGIVASWARYDEGTDESGEPIEIVDRLAEPLRRIALTQREDRLAFITNRQVFGDLVDDERFVAAYRDALDGLIADGAHATVARLSRS comes from the coding sequence ATGCCCGTCCGCCTGTCCCCGGAGACCCTCGACGAGATCGCCGCGAGCGGTGTCGCCGTGCCCACCTACGACCGCGACGGCATCACCGCCGGCATCGTCCACTTCGGCGTCGGCGGGTTCCACCGCGCGCACCAGGCGATGGTGATCGACCGGCTCCTGCAGCAGGGCGACGCCCGCGAGTACGGCATCTGCGGCGTCGGCGTGCTCGAGCAGGACCGTCGGATGGCGACCGCGATGGCCGAACAGGGCGGGCTGTACACGCTCGTCCTCAAGCACCCGGACGGTACCCGCGAGTCCCGTGTCGTCGGCAGCATCGTCGAGTACCTGCTCGCCGTCGACGACCCCGACGCCGTCGTCGAGAAGATGGCGCATCCGGACACCAGGATCGTCAGCCTGACCATCACCGAGGGCGGCTACAACTTCGACCACGTCACCGGCGAGTTCGTCGCCGACGAGCCCGGCGTCGCGGCCGACCTGCGCGGCGACGGCCCACCCCGCACGGTGTTCGGCCTGGTGGTCGAGGCACTGCGCCGCCGACGGGACCGCGGCCTCGCCCCGTTCACCGTGATGTCCTGCGACAACATCCAGGGCAACGGGAACGTCGCCCGGTCGATGTTCACCGCCTACGCCCGGCTGCAGGACCCGGCCTTCGCGGACTGGATGGACGAGCACGTGGCGTTCCCGAACTCGATGGTCGACCGCATCACCCCGGTCACCGCCGACGAGGACCGCGCCTGGGTCCGCGACGAGCTCGGCATCGACGACGCCTGGCCCGTCGTCGCCGAACCGTTCTTCCAGTGGGTGCTCGAGGACGACCACCCCGCTGGCCGCCCGCCATACGAGGACGCCGACGTCCAGCTCGTCGACGACGTCGAGCCGTACGAACTCATGAAGCTCCGGCTCCTCAACGCCAGCCACCAGGGGCTCTGCTACTTCGGGTACCTGTCCGGGTACCGCTACGCGCACGAGGCCACGCAGGACCCGGCGATCGCGACCTTCCTGCGCCGCTACATGGACGACGAGGGCACGCCGACGCTGCACCCGGTGCCCGGCATCGACCTGGAGGACTACAAGTCGACCCTCATCGAGCGCTTCCGGAACCCCGAGGTGCGCGACACCCTCGCCCGGCTCTGCGCCGAGTCGAGCGACCGGATCCCGAAGTGGCTGCTCCCCGTCGTACGCGAGAACCTGGCGGCCGGTCGCCCGGTCACGCTGTCCGCCGGCATCGTCGCGTCGTGGGCCCGCTACGACGAGGGCACCGACGAGTCCGGTGAACCCATCGAGATCGTCGACCGGCTCGCCGAACCCCTGCGCCGCATCGCCCTGACCCAGCGCGAGGACCGCCTCGCCTTCATCACGAACCGCCAGGTCTTCGGCGACCTGGTCGACGACGAGCGGTTCGTCGCGGCGTACCGCGACGCCCTGGACGGGCTCATCGCGGACGGCGCGCACGCCACCGTGGCGCGCCTGTCGCGGTCCTGA
- a CDS encoding TetR/AcrR family transcriptional regulator, giving the protein MTIATDRRAALKAKHRAAILQAARDLIDERGGRDFSVDDLAARADIARRTVFNHFASLDEVLLAVCEQELSVIIDRFLADMARTPVGDGSRASMFDELESAARGADLAPAIASMYRILGDPGKDDPKAAVLTQTAFSRVTERLRHEVARRYPAADPLDAALLVESLMSGIVVIAEHWLATSGPELDQPALDAWDDLLARLVHSVRSGYMADD; this is encoded by the coding sequence GTGACCATCGCGACCGACCGCCGTGCTGCCCTCAAGGCGAAGCACCGTGCGGCGATCCTGCAGGCCGCTCGCGACCTGATCGACGAGCGCGGCGGCCGCGACTTCAGCGTGGACGACCTCGCCGCCCGGGCGGACATCGCCCGCCGCACCGTGTTCAACCACTTCGCCTCGCTCGACGAGGTCCTGCTCGCCGTGTGCGAACAGGAGCTGTCCGTCATCATCGACCGGTTCCTCGCCGACATGGCCCGGACCCCGGTCGGCGACGGCAGCCGGGCGTCGATGTTCGACGAGCTCGAGTCCGCGGCCCGCGGCGCCGACCTGGCTCCGGCGATCGCCAGCATGTACCGGATCCTCGGCGACCCCGGCAAGGACGACCCGAAGGCCGCGGTCCTGACCCAGACGGCGTTCTCGCGTGTGACCGAACGGCTCCGGCACGAGGTCGCCCGGCGCTACCCGGCCGCAGACCCCCTCGACGCCGCGCTGCTCGTCGAGTCGCTCATGAGCGGCATCGTCGTCATCGCGGAGCACTGGCTGGCGACGTCCGGCCCCGAGCTCGACCAGCCGGCGCTCGACGCGTGGGACGACCTGCTCGCCCGACTCGTGCACAGCGTCCGCAGCGGCTACATGGCCGACGACTGA
- a CDS encoding MMPL family transporter yields MAGLLYRLGRFSARRHWLVIITWVAIMAVAGVTYTLFAGTISSSITIPNTKTSQVQDQLADKFPSANGGNGTIVFETKDGKAISSSQQSEIDDFLTSLEKLDGVKGTTSGFATQKQLDEGQKKITDGRATLAANEKKLSDQQKTIDAGKQQIEQAQQQINAQKAQAQALTGAAAAAAQQQIAAGQAKLDAQQTTLESGQQQLNAAAKKLADGKTELDQNADLLDLSKDIRFVSDNGSAAIGTVQFTKSTYEVPADTKTAIADDAESADIQGVNVYVSNDIAQGVPSILGPGEIGGVIIAAIVLLLMLRTVIGAAVPLVSAVLGVGVASLTALSFSSVVEFISVTPVLGVMLGLAVGIDYSLFILNRHRTQLKQGMQVHESIGLANGTSGNAVVFAGATVIVALLALNITGIPFLGLMGTVGAVAVLFAILIATSFTPALLSLIGMRILRKKERAKIGNTDSTRIPNKPMSSWRAVITLVLGVAVLGTIALPATQMRLGLPSGSSEAVESSQYKAYKTLEKEFGAGQNGPLLVVATLPESISKSDVTATEVTIGQAIAKNDDVKAVLPIGASKDRDIIAFQVKPAGGPDSVSTENVVKDLREQTVSTDDGKVTLGVAGNASANIDVSEKLSNVLPLYLVVVVGLSLIILIIVFRSFLVPITATAGFILSVLASFGGLTAIYQFGWLGSVFGVHDPAPILSFLPIIEIGILFGLAMDYQLFLVSGMREAYAHGASAKVAVQRGLHAGRAVVTAAAIIMISVFAGFIFSDSSTIKPIGFGLAFGVLIDAFVVRMLLIPSAMHLLGKSAWWFPKWLDRIVPDVDVEGAKLERTHPVAGHEDTHTGTHALPVEPDANAHDSGHPPAHRA; encoded by the coding sequence ATGGCCGGTCTCCTCTACCGTCTCGGACGGTTCTCCGCACGACGCCATTGGCTCGTGATCATCACCTGGGTCGCGATCATGGCCGTCGCGGGCGTCACGTACACGCTCTTCGCCGGCACCATCTCGTCGTCGATCACGATCCCGAACACCAAGACCAGTCAGGTGCAGGACCAGCTCGCCGACAAGTTCCCGTCGGCGAACGGCGGCAACGGCACGATCGTCTTCGAGACGAAGGACGGCAAGGCGATCTCGTCGTCGCAGCAGTCCGAGATCGACGACTTCCTGACCAGCCTCGAGAAGCTCGACGGCGTCAAGGGCACGACGAGCGGCTTCGCCACCCAGAAGCAGCTCGACGAGGGCCAGAAGAAGATCACCGACGGCAGGGCCACTCTCGCAGCCAACGAGAAGAAGCTCAGCGACCAGCAGAAGACGATCGATGCGGGCAAGCAGCAGATCGAACAGGCCCAGCAGCAGATCAATGCACAGAAGGCACAGGCTCAGGCGCTGACCGGTGCCGCAGCGGCAGCAGCGCAGCAGCAGATCGCGGCGGGCCAGGCGAAGCTCGACGCACAGCAGACGACGTTGGAGTCTGGCCAGCAGCAGCTCAATGCGGCGGCCAAGAAACTGGCAGACGGCAAGACGGAACTCGACCAGAACGCCGACCTGCTCGACCTGTCGAAGGACATCCGCTTCGTGTCGGACAACGGCAGCGCAGCGATCGGCACCGTGCAGTTCACGAAGTCGACCTACGAGGTCCCCGCGGACACGAAGACCGCCATCGCGGACGACGCCGAGTCGGCCGACATCCAGGGCGTCAACGTCTATGTCTCGAACGACATCGCACAGGGCGTGCCGTCGATCCTCGGCCCGGGTGAGATCGGCGGTGTCATCATCGCCGCGATCGTGCTGCTCCTGATGCTCCGCACGGTCATCGGCGCCGCGGTCCCGCTCGTCAGCGCTGTCCTCGGCGTCGGAGTCGCTTCGCTCACCGCCCTGTCGTTCTCGAGCGTCGTCGAGTTCATCTCGGTCACGCCGGTGCTGGGGGTGATGCTGGGCCTGGCGGTCGGCATCGACTACTCGCTGTTCATCCTGAACCGGCACCGGACCCAGCTGAAGCAGGGCATGCAGGTGCACGAGTCGATCGGGCTCGCGAACGGCACCTCGGGCAACGCCGTGGTGTTCGCCGGTGCGACGGTCATCGTCGCGCTGCTCGCTCTGAACATCACCGGCATCCCGTTCCTCGGCCTGATGGGCACGGTCGGTGCGGTCGCGGTGCTCTTCGCGATCCTCATCGCGACCTCGTTCACCCCGGCCCTGCTGTCGCTCATCGGCATGCGGATCCTGCGGAAGAAGGAGCGCGCGAAGATCGGCAACACCGACTCCACGCGGATCCCGAACAAGCCGATGTCGAGCTGGCGCGCGGTCATCACGCTCGTCCTCGGCGTCGCGGTGCTCGGCACCATCGCCCTGCCCGCGACCCAGATGCGCCTCGGCCTGCCGAGCGGTTCGTCCGAGGCCGTCGAGTCGAGCCAGTACAAGGCCTACAAGACGCTCGAGAAGGAGTTCGGCGCCGGTCAGAACGGCCCGCTGCTCGTCGTGGCGACCCTGCCGGAGTCGATCAGCAAGAGCGACGTCACCGCGACCGAGGTCACCATCGGCCAGGCGATCGCGAAGAACGACGACGTGAAGGCCGTGCTGCCCATCGGCGCCTCGAAGGACCGCGACATCATCGCGTTCCAGGTGAAGCCCGCCGGGGGCCCGGACAGCGTCTCCACCGAGAACGTCGTCAAGGACCTGCGCGAGCAGACCGTCTCCACCGACGACGGCAAGGTCACCCTCGGCGTCGCCGGCAACGCGTCGGCGAACATCGACGTGTCCGAGAAGCTCTCGAACGTGCTGCCGCTCTACCTCGTGGTGGTCGTCGGGCTGTCGCTGATCATCCTGATCATCGTGTTCCGGTCGTTCCTCGTGCCGATCACCGCCACCGCCGGGTTCATCCTGTCCGTGCTGGCGTCGTTCGGTGGGCTGACCGCGATCTACCAGTTCGGCTGGCTCGGCTCGGTCTTCGGTGTGCACGACCCGGCACCGATCCTGAGCTTCCTGCCCATCATCGAGATCGGCATCCTGTTCGGTCTGGCGATGGACTACCAGCTGTTCCTGGTGTCCGGCATGCGTGAGGCCTACGCCCACGGTGCGAGCGCGAAGGTGGCCGTCCAGCGCGGTCTGCACGCGGGTCGCGCCGTGGTCACGGCGGCGGCGATCATCATGATCTCCGTGTTCGCGGGCTTCATCTTCTCGGACTCGTCCACCATCAAGCCGATCGGCTTCGGGCTGGCGTTCGGTGTGCTGATCGACGCCTTCGTCGTCCGCATGCTGCTCATCCCGTCGGCGATGCACCTGCTCGGCAAGAGCGCCTGGTGGTTCCCGAAGTGGCTCGACCGCATCGTGCCGGACGTCGACGTCGAGGGCGCGAAGCTCGAGCGCACCCACCCGGTCGCCGGCCACGAGGACACGCACACCGGCACCCACGCGCTCCCCGTGGAGCCCGACGCGAACGCGCACGACTCGGGCCACCCGCCCGCGCACCGCGCGTAG
- a CDS encoding MarR family winged helix-turn-helix transcriptional regulator: MTQTAPDPLALDRQLCFALAATSRSVIGLYRDLLEPMGLTHPQYLVMLALWERDPRSVREIAGELRLDSATLSPLLKRLEASGYVRRTRSAADERQLEVSLTTAGHALRDRAQAVPLAVADRLGWPLARLESLKDELTELLERVDQV, translated from the coding sequence ATGACCCAGACCGCCCCGGACCCGCTCGCGCTCGACCGGCAACTCTGCTTCGCACTCGCGGCGACGAGCCGCAGCGTGATCGGCCTGTACCGCGACCTGCTCGAACCGATGGGCCTGACCCACCCGCAGTACCTCGTCATGCTCGCCCTGTGGGAGCGGGACCCGCGGTCGGTGCGCGAGATCGCCGGCGAACTGCGGCTCGACTCCGCGACGCTCAGCCCGCTCCTCAAGCGGCTCGAGGCCTCCGGCTACGTCCGCCGTACCCGCAGCGCCGCCGACGAACGCCAGCTCGAGGTCTCCCTGACCACCGCCGGGCACGCCCTGCGCGACCGGGCCCAGGCGGTCCCGCTCGCCGTCGCCGACCGGCTCGGGTGGCCACTCGCCCGGCTCGAGTCCCTGAAGGACGAGCTGACCGAGCTGCTGGAGCGCGTCGACCAGGTGTGA